A window of Trichomycterus rosablanca isolate fTriRos1 chromosome 5, fTriRos1.hap1, whole genome shotgun sequence contains these coding sequences:
- the med6 gene encoding mediator of RNA polymerase II transcription subunit 6: MASVDLRDNLLGISWVDSSWGQMLNPGNVLDYFSERSNPFYDRTCNNEVVKMQRLTPDHLNQMVGVEYILLHAQEMILYIIRKQQRQSPTQVIPLADYYIIAGVVYQAPDLGSVINSRVLSAVHGVQSAFDEAMSFCRYHPSKGYWWHFKDQEEREKVKPKSKKKEEPSSLFQRQRVDALLLDLRNKFPPMYYQPKPGEKPVPVEVKKEAELPAETTKQEEREAPIKPPATTGTSKPPPEKRARLQ; encoded by the exons ATGGCGTCCGTCGATCTGAGAG ATAATCTGCTGGGAATATCATGGGTAGACAGTAGCTGGGGGCAGATGCTGAACCCTGGCAACGTGCTAGACTATTTTTCAGAGAGAAGTAACCCATTTTACGACAGAACATGCAACAATGAAGTGGTGAAGATGCAGAGGCTTACTCCTGACCACCTTAA tcaGATGGTAGGAGTAGAGTACATTCTGCTTCATGCTCAGGAGATGATCCTCTACATCATCAGGAAACAGCAAAGACAGTCACCTACACAAG TAATTCCTCTGGctgattattatattattgctggTGTGGTGTATCAGGCTCCTGATCTCGGCTCAGTCATCAACTCCAGAGTG ttatcaGCAGTACATGGGGTCCAGTCAGCGTTTGATGAAGCAATGTCGTTCTGCCGTTATCATCCATCAAAGGGCTACTGGTGGCATTTTAAGGATCAGGAGGAACGAG aGAAGGTGAAACCTAAGAGTAAGAAGAAGGAAGAGCCGAGTTCTCTGTTCCAGAGACAGAGAGTAGATGCATTACTGCTCGATCTCAGAAATAAATTTCCTCCCATGTACTAccag cCTAAACCTGGAGAGAAACCAGTACCAG TGGAGGTAAAGAAGGAGGCTGAGCTTCCAGCAGAAACCACCAAACAGGAAGAGAGAGAGGCACCAATTAAACCCCCTGCTACTACCGGAACCAGTAAACCTCCACCTGAGAAACGAGCTCGCCTGCAGTGa